The window ACGCCCCGGACATTCGCCCGCCGAGCAATGGCGAAGAACTGTTCCGCACCCGCTGCGCCTCGTGCCACAGCCTCGGCCCCATGGATGGCCAGGGCCTTGGCATGCGCAGCATCGGTCCGGACCTGATCGGAGTGACCCGCAACCGTGATCCGCAGTGGCTGAATCGCTGGATTCGCGAACCGGATCGCCTGCTCGCGGAAAAAGACCCGACTGCCCTGCAACTCTACGAACAGTTCGAGCGAATTCCGATGCCCAACCTGCGCCTCGACGAGGCATCTGCGCAGTCGATCATCGACTTCCTCAGCGACGAAACCGAGCGCCAGCAACCGTCCGCCAATGCCATGGCCGACGGTGCATTGACGCCAGTAAAACCGGACCATGCAGCCGCGACGGTGAGTCAGATGCGGTAGCGGCGAAATAGCATCATTGAACCGTGTGTCGCGGTCAGAGCCACCTACACTGATGGCTGTAACTGGCTCGATACAAAACCTCCAGGGCACTCCCATGCAGCGACTGGAAATACAAAAAACCTCCGCGCCGGACACGCCGGCGGCAATGGGCAAGAGCTGGCGCGAACAGTTCAATCTGCTGCGCTGGTTCTCGCTCGCGAGCTTTTTGATCATCGCCGTCGTGGCAGTGGGGCTGGGGTACATCTCGACGCGCTTTGTCGTCACCGAAAGTGTCGAGCGCGACGCCTTGCTGACCGCGCAATTCGTTCAGGCCATTGGCTCGGCGGAAATACGCCACGCCGGCATCACCCCGGCACGCACCATGGGCGAAATGCTCGATCCACGCCAGGACGACAACTTTCCCGATGTCGATCCCGTTGCCCATGCAGCGGCGCGCGCGGAGTTTCTCGACCATATCGAACACCTGCCAGACATACTTCTGGCCACGGTGTATGCGTTGGATCGCACGGTGATCTGGTCGACCAATCCCGAGCTGATCGGGGTCAAATTCGAGGATGACGACGAGCTCGACGAATCGTTCGAGATGAAAGTCGCGGTGTCCTCCAGTTATCACAAGATCGACGATGAGAAACCCGAGCAGCAGTTGTTGCGCGAACCGAAGTATCTGTTCATCGAGAACTACATCCCGATGTTCAACGCCGACAAAAGCAAAGTCGTGACCATGGTCGAGATCTACAAGGAACCGGCGGATCTGGTCGACCGCATCGACCGTGGATTTGCCTCGATCTGGGCCGCCACGTGTTTCGGCGGTGCGGCGATCTTTCTGGCGTTGTTCTGGATCGTCCGCCGCGCGGCGAAACTGCTGCAGAGCCAACAGCAACAGTTGATCAGCAATGAAACCTTTGTCGCCCTCGGCGAGATGTCCTCGGCGGTGGCGCACAGCCTGCGCAATCCGCTGGCGACCATCCGTTCCAGCGCCGAACTGGCCCAGGAAGTCGCCAGCCCTGGCGCGCAACGCAACATTGGCGACATCATCAGCCAGGTCGATCGCATGTCGCGCTGGGTGCGCGAATTGCTGGTGTCGCTGCGGCCGATGAATGACGACGGCGAGGCGGTGGACCTGCTGATGGCGGTCGAGGACACCTTTGGCGCCTTCGAGGCGCTGATCAAACGCAGCAACGTCGAAGTGCGCTTCACTCCGCAAAACTGCGCGCCGGTCGTCAGTCAAAAGGTGTTGCTCACGCAAATCCTCAATAGCCTGTTTGCCAACGCCCTGGAAGCCATGCCCAAGGGCGGTGTGCTCAGCGTCGAATTCGAATCGCCGCAGCCCGACAGCGTGCGCCTGACCGTGAGCGACACCGGCAAGGGCATGAGCGCGCAGCAGCAACTGTTGGTGTTCAAACCGTTTTTCACCACCAAACAGGGCGGCCTCGGGGTTGGCCTGGCGTTGGTCAAACGCATCATGGAGCGTTTCGAAGGTTCGGTCGTGCTGACCAGCCGCGAGCAGGAAGGAACCCGCGTCAGTCTCAACTTCAAAGTGGCAACGGGAGGGGAATATGGAACACAGCATTCTGCTGGTCGAGGATGACGAACTGCTGGCCGAGAATATTCAGACCTACCTGGAGCGCAAGGACTTCGAGGTGACTGTCTGCCATTCTGCTGAAGATGCGCTGGAGCAATTGAACAGCTTCATGCCCGACATCGTGCTGACCGACAACTCGCTGCCGGGCATGAGTGGGCATGACCTGATCCAGAAGCTGCGCATCAGCGCGCCAGATCTGAAAGTGATCATGATGACCGGCTACG of the Pseudomonas sp. Seg1 genome contains:
- a CDS encoding ATP-binding protein, giving the protein MQRLEIQKTSAPDTPAAMGKSWREQFNLLRWFSLASFLIIAVVAVGLGYISTRFVVTESVERDALLTAQFVQAIGSAEIRHAGITPARTMGEMLDPRQDDNFPDVDPVAHAAARAEFLDHIEHLPDILLATVYALDRTVIWSTNPELIGVKFEDDDELDESFEMKVAVSSSYHKIDDEKPEQQLLREPKYLFIENYIPMFNADKSKVVTMVEIYKEPADLVDRIDRGFASIWAATCFGGAAIFLALFWIVRRAAKLLQSQQQQLISNETFVALGEMSSAVAHSLRNPLATIRSSAELAQEVASPGAQRNIGDIISQVDRMSRWVRELLVSLRPMNDDGEAVDLLMAVEDTFGAFEALIKRSNVEVRFTPQNCAPVVSQKVLLTQILNSLFANALEAMPKGGVLSVEFESPQPDSVRLTVSDTGKGMSAQQQLLVFKPFFTTKQGGLGVGLALVKRIMERFEGSVVLTSREQEGTRVSLNFKVATGGEYGTQHSAGRG